A single genomic interval of Spirosoma linguale DSM 74 harbors:
- a CDS encoding conserved hypothetical protein (KEGG: smt:Smal_2571 hypothetical protein), with amino-acid sequence MPTHQPELRTVNVTRYAKPLREGGSLPALVEADDDFLYVLKFRGAGQGTKALIAELVAGEIARALGLRIPEIVFATLDEAFGRTEPDEEIQDLLRASEGLNLALHYLSGSITFDAIVNTVDAKLASQIVWLDCFVTNVDRTARNTNMLIWHKELWLIDHGAALYFHHNWDNWEAQSLRPFVQVKDHVLLPRASELATVDAEYRAILSPDLLRSIVALIPDDWLKNPSVLESPVEQREVYARFLENRLTSSQIFVNAAIEARNALV; translated from the coding sequence GTGCCTACTCATCAACCTGAACTCCGAACCGTCAACGTAACGCGCTACGCCAAACCCCTGCGGGAGGGTGGTTCGTTACCCGCCCTGGTCGAGGCCGACGACGATTTCCTATACGTACTCAAGTTTCGCGGGGCTGGTCAGGGAACCAAAGCCCTCATTGCGGAACTGGTAGCGGGCGAAATTGCCCGCGCCCTCGGCCTGCGTATTCCCGAAATCGTTTTTGCCACCCTCGACGAAGCCTTTGGCCGCACCGAGCCCGACGAAGAAATTCAAGACCTTCTTCGCGCCAGTGAGGGGCTCAATCTGGCACTTCATTACCTGTCCGGCTCGATCACCTTCGATGCCATCGTGAACACGGTCGATGCTAAACTAGCTTCGCAGATTGTGTGGCTGGATTGCTTCGTGACCAACGTAGACCGCACCGCCCGCAACACGAATATGCTGATCTGGCACAAAGAACTCTGGTTGATCGACCACGGCGCGGCCCTTTATTTTCACCATAACTGGGACAATTGGGAAGCCCAGAGCCTGCGGCCGTTTGTACAGGTTAAAGACCATGTACTGCTGCCCCGTGCATCGGAACTGGCCACCGTCGATGCTGAATACCGTGCCATCCTCTCGCCCGACCTTCTTCGAAGCATTGTGGCGCTGATTCCGGACGATTGGCTGAAGAACCCATCCGTTCTGGAATCGCCAGTCGAGCAACGGGAGGTATACGCCCGGTTTTTAGAGAACCGGCTAACCTCGTCACAAATTTTTGTCAACGCAGCAATCGAAGCCCGAAATGCACTTGTTTGA
- a CDS encoding conserved hypothetical protein (KEGG: dia:Dtpsy_2530 hypothetical protein) — protein sequence MHLFEYAVIRVMPRVEREEFINVGVIVYCRPLGFLKTLYTLNETRLRALSAELDIDEVRERIQAFEKICAGRKEGGTIGQLGIAERFRWLTATRSTIVQSSPVHPGLCTDADETLMKLFEQLVL from the coding sequence ATGCACTTGTTTGAGTATGCCGTTATCCGCGTCATGCCGCGCGTTGAACGGGAAGAGTTTATAAATGTGGGCGTCATTGTGTATTGCCGCCCGCTGGGTTTTCTGAAAACGCTGTACACGCTGAACGAAACCCGGCTGCGTGCCTTGTCAGCAGAGCTGGACATTGACGAAGTCCGCGAACGGATTCAGGCGTTCGAGAAGATTTGTGCGGGTCGCAAAGAAGGCGGCACCATTGGTCAACTCGGGATAGCCGAGCGTTTCCGCTGGCTTACGGCTACACGCAGTACCATCGTTCAATCGTCGCCGGTACACCCCGGCCTGTGTACGGATGCTGACGAAACGTTGATGAAGCTGTTTGAACAGTTGGTTTTGTAA
- a CDS encoding hypothetical protein (KEGG: hypothetical protein), which produces MHPFTKLYIWLFLGLSTTAFAQPRTDGFLKNVLSKNSHPVFQEVINHPEDYRLQIIYTKIDRDKHNTPSFTNYYFRVDSTEYFNPASTVKLPLALLSLDKLNSLKNPKLTKFTAMQFDSSYSGQTKEWADKTAQNGYPSIAHLIKKAFLVSENDPYSRMYEFVGQAGINRTLHTKGYLDTRITHRFVRMTADENRHTNAVRFIDESGKLIYSQPAAYNKDPFDFSRTARLGKGYYAKDSLVHEPFNFTERNKFPLESFQQVLQSVMFPLSVPAKQRFNLTPDDYRFLYQYLSQLPGETNYPKYDASQYYDTYVKFFFMDSLHHQLPKGVRVFNKVGWAYGFLTDASYVVDFTNKVEYMLTATLYANSDGILNDDKYDYESVGHPFLYQLGQTIYQYELTRKRTYTPNLNAFIIPYETRKPDSRPLVKDVDN; this is translated from the coding sequence ATGCACCCATTCACAAAACTTTATATCTGGCTATTTTTAGGCTTAAGCACAACCGCCTTCGCCCAGCCGCGAACGGACGGCTTTCTTAAGAATGTACTTTCCAAAAACTCCCACCCCGTTTTTCAGGAGGTCATTAACCATCCCGAAGATTACCGACTGCAAATCATTTACACGAAAATTGACCGGGATAAGCACAACACGCCTTCGTTTACGAACTACTACTTCCGGGTAGACAGTACGGAGTATTTCAACCCAGCCTCAACGGTTAAGCTTCCCCTGGCGTTGTTATCGCTGGATAAGCTGAACAGCCTGAAAAATCCGAAACTGACAAAGTTTACGGCTATGCAGTTCGACAGTTCGTACAGCGGCCAAACCAAAGAGTGGGCGGACAAGACAGCGCAAAACGGGTATCCATCCATCGCCCATCTCATAAAGAAAGCCTTTCTGGTAAGTGAGAATGACCCCTATAGCCGGATGTATGAGTTTGTGGGGCAGGCGGGCATCAACCGGACCCTGCACACGAAAGGGTATCTGGATACGCGCATTACGCACCGGTTTGTCCGAATGACGGCCGACGAGAACCGACATACAAACGCCGTTCGGTTCATCGATGAATCGGGAAAGCTCATTTACAGCCAACCGGCCGCGTACAACAAAGACCCGTTCGATTTTTCGAGAACAGCCCGACTTGGCAAAGGTTATTACGCCAAAGACAGTCTGGTGCACGAGCCGTTCAACTTTACCGAACGCAACAAATTCCCGCTCGAAAGCTTTCAGCAGGTGCTGCAGTCGGTTATGTTTCCGCTTTCGGTTCCGGCAAAACAGCGGTTCAACTTAACCCCTGACGATTACCGGTTTCTGTATCAATACCTGTCGCAGCTTCCCGGCGAAACCAATTACCCCAAATACGACGCCAGCCAGTATTACGACACCTACGTAAAATTCTTTTTCATGGATAGCCTGCATCACCAACTCCCCAAAGGCGTTCGGGTGTTCAACAAAGTGGGCTGGGCGTATGGATTCCTGACGGATGCTTCCTACGTCGTTGACTTTACCAACAAGGTCGAGTACATGCTGACGGCCACACTTTACGCCAACAGCGACGGTATTCTGAACGACGACAAATACGACTATGAAAGCGTAGGGCATCCGTTTCTGTACCAGTTAGGGCAAACAATTTATCAATACGAGTTAACGCGCAAACGCACATACACGCCAAACCTGAACGCTTTTATTATTCCCTACGAAACACGAAAGCCGGATAGCCGACCGCTGGTGAAAGATGTTGATAATTGA
- a CDS encoding beta-lactamase (PFAM: beta-lactamase~KEGG: met:M446_5348 beta-lactamase), with amino-acid sequence MTFLSKFRATVLLFALSVVSLYAQTGTRQAPPLLAAANPETVGFSSERLNRIDGLIQSYIDKKAFPGVTAIVVRNGKIVYHKAFGTSDLDNNKPLAKDAIYRIASMTKAITSLAVMMLHEEGKVMLDDPISKYIPEFAKPVVLDKFNDKDSTYTTIPAKREITIRHLLTHMSGLNYNVIASDPHMRAIYTKAGIVDAFTTQNIKIGDAVRKLAKLPLNHQPGEKWTYGLSIDVLGALVEVVSGMPLDQFFQKRIFEPLGMKDTYFYLPDSKRDRLVALYSEDKDKKLVKTATLKSLPTDPDYPIVGAKAYFSGGGGLSSTAYDYAIFLQMLLNNGVYNGKRFLSRKGVELFTNSNQTGTLFPDPNSYFSLGFAVTNEKGRTQDLGSVGTFSWGGAFSTDYFADPKEKICAVLMKQMWGTSYGSELDNKFSLMIYQALDDQEVIEPGN; translated from the coding sequence ATGACATTTCTTTCCAAATTCAGGGCGACGGTATTGCTGTTCGCTCTCTCTGTCGTTTCGCTGTATGCACAAACCGGTACCAGGCAAGCCCCCCCGCTGCTGGCCGCAGCCAATCCTGAAACAGTAGGTTTTTCATCAGAACGACTTAACCGCATCGACGGGCTTATTCAATCGTATATCGACAAAAAGGCATTTCCCGGCGTAACCGCTATTGTGGTGCGAAACGGTAAGATCGTTTACCACAAAGCGTTTGGCACCTCCGATCTCGACAACAACAAACCGCTGGCGAAAGATGCGATCTACCGGATTGCCTCCATGACCAAAGCCATTACGTCGCTGGCCGTTATGATGCTTCATGAGGAAGGCAAGGTCATGCTCGATGATCCCATCAGCAAATACATTCCTGAGTTTGCCAAACCAGTAGTCCTCGACAAGTTCAACGATAAAGACAGCACTTACACCACCATTCCAGCCAAGCGGGAAATTACCATCCGGCATTTGCTCACCCACATGTCGGGACTCAATTACAACGTCATTGCCAGCGACCCACACATGCGGGCCATTTATACCAAAGCCGGCATTGTGGATGCCTTCACGACCCAGAACATAAAAATTGGCGATGCCGTCCGAAAACTGGCAAAGCTCCCCCTCAATCACCAACCGGGTGAAAAGTGGACGTATGGCCTGAGTATTGATGTATTGGGCGCTTTGGTAGAGGTCGTGTCGGGGATGCCGCTGGACCAGTTCTTCCAGAAGCGCATTTTTGAGCCGCTGGGTATGAAAGACACTTATTTCTATTTACCTGATTCGAAACGAGACCGCTTAGTAGCCCTATATTCTGAAGACAAAGATAAAAAGCTGGTCAAAACGGCCACCCTGAAGAGCCTTCCAACCGATCCTGATTATCCGATTGTAGGGGCAAAAGCGTATTTCTCGGGTGGTGGTGGCTTGTCGAGTACGGCCTATGACTACGCCATTTTTCTGCAAATGCTGTTGAACAACGGGGTCTACAACGGTAAGCGTTTCCTCAGCCGCAAGGGCGTCGAGCTGTTTACCAACTCGAACCAGACCGGCACCCTTTTTCCCGATCCGAACAGCTATTTCAGTCTGGGCTTCGCTGTCACGAACGAAAAAGGGCGCACACAGGATTTGGGCAGCGTAGGTACGTTCTCCTGGGGTGGTGCTTTCAGCACCGATTACTTTGCTGATCCGAAAGAGAAAATCTGCGCTGTTCTGATGAAGCAAATGTGGGGAACAAGCTACGGCAGTGAACTCGACAACAAATTCAGCCTGATGATCTATCAGGCCCTGGACGATCAGGAGGTTATCGAACCGGGCAATTAA
- a CDS encoding Saccharopine dehydrogenase (PFAM: Saccharopine dehydrogenase~KEGG: ilo:IL1999 carboxynorspermidine dehydrogenase), producing MANVLIIGAGGVGSVVAHKCAMNSDVFTTIMLASRTKSKCDRIAAEIQEMHGVSIQTAQVDADVVSEMVELIRSFKPVLVINVALPYQDLPIMDACLEAGVHYMDTANYEPKDVAKFEYSWQWAYKERFEQAGLMALLGCGFDPGATQVFTAYANKHYFDRMDYLDIIDCNAGNHGKAFATNFNPEINIREITQPGRYWENGEWVEIPAMSIHKPIDYPEIGERESYVLYHEELESLVKNFPTLKRARFWMTFGQAYLTHLEVLQNVGMTRIDKVKFQGMDVVPLEFLKAVLPAPDSLGENYTGQTSIGCQIKGVKDGEDVTCYIWNNCDHAETYREVRGQAVSYTTGVPAMIGAMLMLKGIWMKPGVWNCEELDPDPFIEQMNKQGLPVQERVNIPLPHEYPEV from the coding sequence ATGGCAAACGTGCTCATTATTGGAGCCGGTGGAGTTGGCAGCGTTGTAGCGCACAAATGCGCGATGAACAGCGATGTCTTCACAACGATTATGCTGGCTAGCCGCACCAAATCAAAGTGCGACCGTATTGCGGCCGAAATTCAGGAAATGCACGGCGTAAGCATTCAAACGGCTCAGGTCGATGCCGATGTGGTGTCCGAAATGGTCGAGCTTATCCGGTCGTTCAAGCCCGTACTGGTCATCAACGTGGCCCTCCCCTACCAGGACCTTCCCATCATGGATGCCTGCCTCGAAGCCGGTGTACACTACATGGACACGGCAAATTACGAACCAAAGGATGTAGCCAAGTTTGAATATAGCTGGCAGTGGGCCTATAAAGAACGCTTCGAACAGGCGGGATTGATGGCGTTGCTGGGCTGCGGCTTCGATCCCGGCGCTACGCAGGTGTTTACGGCTTACGCCAATAAACATTACTTCGACCGGATGGACTACCTGGACATTATCGACTGCAACGCGGGCAACCACGGCAAAGCTTTCGCCACCAACTTCAACCCGGAGATTAACATTCGCGAAATCACGCAACCCGGTCGCTATTGGGAAAACGGCGAGTGGGTCGAGATTCCGGCCATGAGCATTCATAAGCCCATCGACTACCCCGAAATCGGCGAGCGCGAGTCGTATGTGCTGTACCACGAAGAGCTGGAATCGCTGGTTAAAAACTTCCCGACCCTCAAGCGGGCGCGTTTCTGGATGACCTTCGGACAGGCGTATCTGACCCACCTCGAAGTGCTTCAGAACGTGGGCATGACGCGCATCGACAAAGTGAAATTTCAGGGTATGGACGTTGTTCCCCTCGAATTCCTGAAAGCTGTGCTGCCCGCTCCCGACTCTCTGGGCGAAAATTACACGGGCCAAACCAGCATCGGTTGCCAGATTAAAGGCGTTAAAGATGGCGAAGATGTTACCTGCTATATCTGGAACAACTGCGACCATGCTGAGACCTACCGTGAAGTACGCGGGCAAGCGGTAAGCTACACCACGGGCGTTCCGGCCATGATTGGAGCCATGCTGATGCTGAAAGGCATCTGGATGAAACCCGGCGTATGGAACTGCGAAGAACTAGACCCCGATCCGTTTATCGAACAGATGAACAAGCAGGGGCTTCCGGTTCAGGAACGTGTAAATATTCCACTCCCGCACGAATATCCGGAAGTTTAA
- a CDS encoding TonB family protein (TIGRFAM: TonB family protein~PFAM: Gram-negative tonB protein~KEGG: dds:Ddes_2085 TonB family protein) — protein MHPFTASEVVLLTYDDIIFQARNRAYGAFDLRNRYRPTLSRALGLGVGLFLGALAAPTLYARFWPHEQINANQSMTEVTLTKLVEPPVEKPVVIPPAETAPAVNTVRNLPPVVMPEADVVEETLPPTTDQLQDATSGTETAQGTGDIDIIAAPEASTPTVVEKAVEAETKTEAPFLTVEQQPEYPGGMDALRTFLGKNLNYPRPAASAGVSGRVYVSFIVNTDGSLTDLNILKGIGFGCDEEALRVMRKMPNWRPGKQSGRAVRVKYNIPISFTLE, from the coding sequence ATGCATCCATTTACCGCTTCCGAAGTCGTTCTGCTAACCTACGACGACATCATTTTCCAGGCTCGCAACCGGGCCTATGGTGCTTTTGACCTACGTAACCGCTATAGACCGACACTCAGCCGCGCATTAGGGCTGGGCGTCGGTCTGTTTTTGGGTGCACTGGCGGCTCCCACGCTCTACGCCCGGTTCTGGCCGCATGAACAGATCAACGCGAATCAGTCGATGACGGAAGTAACCCTGACAAAGCTAGTGGAGCCCCCCGTCGAAAAACCCGTCGTCATTCCTCCTGCCGAAACGGCTCCGGCCGTCAACACCGTGCGTAATCTGCCACCGGTCGTTATGCCGGAGGCCGACGTGGTGGAGGAGACGTTACCGCCAACGACCGATCAGCTACAGGATGCCACATCGGGCACGGAAACCGCCCAAGGCACGGGCGACATTGACATTATCGCAGCGCCCGAAGCATCGACCCCTACGGTGGTCGAGAAAGCCGTGGAAGCGGAGACAAAGACTGAGGCCCCGTTTCTTACCGTGGAGCAGCAGCCGGAATATCCGGGCGGAATGGATGCCTTACGAACGTTTCTGGGCAAGAACCTGAATTACCCTCGCCCAGCGGCCTCGGCGGGTGTGTCGGGCCGGGTGTATGTCAGCTTTATAGTCAATACAGATGGTAGCCTGACCGATTTGAACATATTGAAAGGGATTGGCTTTGGTTGCGATGAGGAGGCCCTTCGGGTTATGCGCAAGATGCCCAACTGGCGACCCGGCAAACAGTCTGGCCGGGCTGTTCGGGTGAAATATAATATACCCATTTCATTCACCCTCGAATAA
- a CDS encoding TonB family protein (TIGRFAM: TonB family protein~KEGG: mxa:MXAN_6485 ferric siderophore transporter, periplasmic energy transduction protein TonB), with translation MRLFRTPYLPTLIRLAGMSVGIFMTTFSLAQRPQKLDDPTVFTIVEKQPEFPGGMGALSTFIKTNINYPPEAEKAGIKGTVYLSFIVERDGSRTAITVLQGPGHGCDEEAIRLVRIMPNWIPGSQDGQALRVKYNLPIRFGIPEPVRKVK, from the coding sequence ATGCGCCTTTTTCGTACTCCTTACCTCCCGACGCTCATCCGGCTGGCTGGCATGAGCGTCGGTATTTTTATGACAACGTTCAGCCTTGCCCAACGGCCTCAAAAGCTCGATGACCCTACGGTATTCACCATCGTGGAGAAACAACCCGAATTTCCGGGTGGCATGGGCGCGTTGAGTACGTTCATAAAAACCAATATCAACTACCCGCCCGAAGCAGAAAAGGCGGGCATAAAAGGGACGGTTTATCTATCGTTCATCGTTGAACGCGATGGCTCCCGTACCGCTATTACAGTTTTACAAGGCCCCGGCCACGGCTGCGATGAAGAAGCCATCCGCCTGGTCAGGATAATGCCGAACTGGATACCCGGCAGTCAGGACGGGCAAGCGTTACGGGTAAAGTATAATCTGCCCATTCGTTTTGGCATACCTGAGCCCGTACGAAAAGTAAAATAA
- a CDS encoding TonB family protein (TIGRFAM: TonB family protein~PFAM: Gram-negative tonB protein~KEGG: mxa:MXAN_6485 ferric siderophore transporter, periplasmic energy transduction protein TonB), whose amino-acid sequence MRKHSLKAACVLGLSLSFFLVNTGLAQSSAARIEVDLNPPAELNPLIQPEFPGGFGTLNTYLKENVRYPAAAAQANIKGFVLISYLIDELGNVTAIKVMKGLGYGCDEEALRVVRQMPRWKPAQQSGKATPVKYNLPVHFPPN is encoded by the coding sequence ATGCGTAAACATTCACTCAAAGCGGCCTGCGTTCTGGGCCTGTCACTTTCCTTTTTCCTGGTTAACACGGGCCTTGCTCAATCATCGGCGGCCAGGATAGAAGTCGATTTAAATCCACCCGCCGAGTTGAATCCACTAATCCAGCCCGAGTTTCCGGGAGGTTTCGGTACTCTAAATACGTATTTAAAGGAAAACGTCCGTTACCCCGCAGCGGCAGCACAAGCCAACATTAAAGGCTTTGTACTCATATCCTATCTGATTGATGAATTGGGTAATGTAACAGCAATTAAGGTTATGAAAGGACTTGGTTATGGCTGTGATGAAGAAGCCTTACGCGTTGTCAGGCAAATGCCCCGCTGGAAGCCCGCTCAACAATCGGGGAAAGCCACACCGGTGAAGTATAACCTCCCGGTTCATTTTCCACCCAACTGA
- a CDS encoding carboxynorspermidine decarboxylase (TIGRFAM: carboxynorspermidine decarboxylase~PFAM: Orn/DAP/Arg decarboxylase 2~KEGG: ilo:IL2000 carboxynorspermidine decarboxylase) gives MNTTLLQHINGNAEPVIPSPCFVLEEAKLRRNLELIDSVQRAAGVTIILALKGFSMYSAFPLVRQYLSGATASSLNEIKLVNEYMGVQAHTYIPAYQDATFDEVVSRSSHLTFNSWSQWERFKDRVVGKPVSCGIRVNPQYSEVATDMYNPCVPGSRLGANRDQLPDQLPEGLEGIHFHTLCENDSFTLERTLEALESRFDNLLHQAKWVNFGGGHLMTREGYDTNHLIGLLTAFRQKYNVDIILEPGSAIAWQTGVLVSTVLDVFNSQGIDVAILDTSFAAHMPDTLEMPYKPRIIHSYHEPVAGKPTYRLGGMTCLAGDFMGDYSFDKPLEVGDTVVFDDMIHYTMVKTTTFNGVNLPAIGVWKEDESFQLVKTFGYESFKDRL, from the coding sequence ATGAATACGACTTTGCTTCAACACATCAACGGCAATGCCGAACCCGTTATTCCGTCGCCTTGCTTCGTGCTTGAGGAGGCCAAACTCCGCCGGAACCTCGAACTGATCGATTCGGTACAACGCGCGGCCGGTGTGACGATCATTCTAGCTTTGAAAGGGTTTTCGATGTACTCGGCCTTTCCGCTGGTTCGCCAGTACCTGAGTGGCGCAACGGCCAGTTCGCTCAACGAAATTAAGCTCGTAAACGAGTACATGGGTGTACAGGCGCATACGTATATACCGGCTTATCAGGATGCCACCTTCGATGAAGTCGTTAGCCGAAGCAGCCACTTAACATTCAATTCATGGAGCCAGTGGGAGCGCTTTAAAGACCGGGTGGTTGGTAAGCCTGTTTCGTGCGGCATCCGCGTTAATCCGCAGTATTCGGAAGTAGCTACGGATATGTATAATCCCTGTGTGCCCGGTTCGCGGCTTGGTGCTAACCGCGATCAGCTGCCCGATCAACTACCGGAAGGACTGGAGGGCATTCATTTTCACACGCTCTGCGAGAACGATTCCTTCACGCTCGAACGTACGCTGGAAGCCCTCGAAAGCCGGTTCGACAACCTGCTGCATCAGGCCAAATGGGTAAACTTCGGCGGGGGGCATTTGATGACCCGCGAAGGCTACGACACGAATCACCTGATTGGCTTGCTGACGGCCTTCCGTCAAAAGTATAACGTCGACATCATTCTGGAGCCGGGTTCGGCCATTGCCTGGCAAACGGGTGTGCTGGTATCGACCGTACTTGATGTATTTAACAGCCAGGGAATTGACGTTGCCATTCTGGACACCTCCTTTGCGGCCCATATGCCAGACACGCTCGAAATGCCCTATAAGCCACGAATCATTCATTCGTACCACGAGCCCGTTGCCGGAAAGCCTACCTATCGGTTAGGCGGCATGACTTGCCTGGCCGGGGATTTCATGGGTGATTACTCATTCGACAAACCGCTCGAAGTAGGCGACACCGTTGTGTTCGACGATATGATCCACTACACGATGGTTAAGACCACCACCTTCAACGGAGTGAACCTGCCCGCCATTGGCGTCTGGAAAGAAGATGAGTCATTCCAGTTGGTGAAAACGTTCGGTTACGAGAGTTTCAAAGACCGACTGTAG
- a CDS encoding NAD-dependent epimerase/dehydratase (PFAM: NAD-dependent epimerase/dehydratase; Male sterility domain; dTDP-4-dehydrorhamnose reductase~KEGG: mxa:MXAN_3506 NAD-dependent epimerase/dehydratase family protein) gives MKRVLITGGAGFLGSHLCDRFIKEGYHVIAMDNLITGDIRNIEHLFHLPNFEFYHHDVSKFIHVPGELDYILHFASPASPIDYLKIPIQTLKVGSLGIHNCLGLARVKGARVLIASTSEVYGDPSVHPQPEEYWGNVNPVGPRGVYDEAKRFQEAITMAYHTYHGLETRIVRIFNTYGPRMRLNDGRVLPAFIGQALRGEDLTVFGDGSQTRSFCYVDDLVEGIYRLLLSDYAYPVNIGNPSEITIKEFGEEIIKLTGTKQKLILKDLPVDDPKQRQPDITKAKAILDWEPKVSREEGLRITYDYFKSLPEEELYTAAYHREFVKN, from the coding sequence ATGAAACGTGTTCTAATCACCGGAGGAGCCGGCTTTTTAGGTTCGCACCTCTGCGACCGATTTATTAAAGAAGGGTATCATGTAATAGCTATGGATAATCTCATTACGGGCGATATCCGGAACATTGAGCATCTGTTCCATCTGCCCAATTTTGAGTTTTATCACCATGATGTATCCAAATTTATTCACGTTCCGGGCGAGCTGGATTATATTCTGCATTTTGCCTCGCCGGCCAGCCCAATCGACTACCTGAAAATTCCGATTCAAACTCTGAAAGTGGGGTCTTTAGGTATCCACAATTGCCTTGGGCTAGCCCGGGTAAAAGGAGCACGGGTACTGATTGCATCGACTTCAGAAGTGTACGGCGACCCGAGCGTTCACCCACAGCCTGAAGAATACTGGGGTAATGTAAACCCTGTAGGGCCGCGTGGTGTGTATGATGAGGCTAAGCGATTCCAGGAAGCAATCACCATGGCCTATCATACCTATCATGGTCTGGAAACGCGAATCGTCCGGATTTTCAATACCTATGGCCCGCGTATGCGCCTGAATGACGGCCGGGTATTGCCCGCGTTCATTGGTCAGGCCCTGCGTGGTGAAGACCTGACCGTTTTCGGAGACGGCAGCCAGACCCGTTCGTTCTGCTATGTCGATGACCTGGTTGAAGGTATATATCGATTGCTGCTCAGCGACTATGCCTATCCGGTCAACATCGGTAATCCGTCGGAAATCACCATTAAGGAATTTGGCGAAGAAATTATCAAACTCACAGGCACGAAACAAAAGTTAATTCTTAAAGACTTACCCGTCGACGATCCCAAACAGCGCCAGCCCGACATTACGAAGGCAAAAGCGATTCTCGACTGGGAGCCCAAAGTGTCGCGTGAGGAGGGTCTTCGTATTACGTACGATTACTTTAAGAGTTTGCCCGAAGAAGAATTATACACGGCGGCTTATCACCGTGAGTTTGTAAAAAACTAA